One Spea bombifrons isolate aSpeBom1 chromosome 1, aSpeBom1.2.pri, whole genome shotgun sequence DNA window includes the following coding sequences:
- the LOC128468151 gene encoding vomeronasal type-2 receptor 26-like, translating to MYYINLLVFLFTIETLNNDPNILPNITLGYHIYDSCQDKIKAVKSILQILSGRGMTVPNYSCANSNNVAGFIGDHHSTTTIPIAQLLGVYGYAQISYGATDYALSDRRVYPHFFRSVQNYLVYNKIILKILKHFGWTWVGILTVDDDTGETESQALRAYLTSYGICISFTVKISLLQELSENMKMMSETVLMSSSALKNIVGNFTEWAPDGQQLIIDSHLAIWRNKDNQIPRSQCSENCLPGYRKVLRPGTQICCYDCVRCSEGEISNRSDSENCIVCPSDKWSNEKRDRCIPKSVEFLSYLDAVAAVLSFVSILFCLVTVVILLIFIVFRDTPIVKANNKNLSFLLLVSIMLSFLCVFLFLGRPEDVTCMLRQTAFGVLFSLAVSCILSKTIMIYIVFRATKPGSSWANWVSVKVSNSIVLLCSSIQVIINISWLAISPPFQELDMRSYQGKIIIQCNEGSVIAFYCVLGYMGLLAALSFIIAFLARSLPDSFNEAKYITFSMLVFCSVWIAMIPAYLSTKGKNMVAVEIFAIVASSAGLVGCIFIPKCYVILLRQELNTKTYLLGSRIKGLTK from the exons ATGTATTACATCAATTTACTGGTCTTTCTTTTCACCATTGAAACACTGAACAACGACCcaaacattttaccaaatattacCCTGGGTTATCATATATATGACTCCTGTCAAGATAAAATTAAAGCTGTGAAAAGCATTCTTCAGATTTTGTCTGGCCGCGGCATGACCGTCCCTAATTACTCTTGTGCGAATTCTAACAACGTGGCTGGATTTATTGGCGATCACCATTCTACTACTACCATTCCCATAGCACAGTTACTAGGGGTGTATGGATACGCACAG ATCAGTTATGGAGCGACAGACTATGCGCTGAGTGATAGACGCGTTTATCCGCATTTCTTCCGCTCTGTTCAAAATTATCTTgtctataataaaattatattgaagATTCTAAAACATTTCGGATGGACCTGGGTGGGAATTCTCACGGTTGATGATGACACCGGAGAGACAGAGAGTCAGGCTCTGAGAGCGTATCTGACAAGTTATGGAATTTGTATTTCCTTTACtgtaaaaattagtttattacaAGAACtatctgaaaatatgaaaatgatgtcagaaaCTGTTTTAATGTCATCG TCTGCATTGAAAAACATTGTGGGTAACTTCACTGAGTGGGCTCCAGATGGTCAGCAGCTAATCATTGACTCGCATTTAGCAATATGGAGGAACAAAGACAACCAG atTCCAAGGTCTCAGTGTTCAGAGAACTGTTTGCCTGGATATCGAAAAGTCCTGAGACCTGGAACACAAATCTGCTGCTACGACTGTGTCCGGTGCTCAGAGGGAGAGATATCCAACAGATCTG ACAGTGAGAACTGCATTGTTTGCCCAAGTGATAAATGGTCTAATGAGAAAAGGGATCGGTGTATTCCAAAATCGGTGGAGTTTCTATCATATTTGGATGCAGTTGCTGCTGTTTTATCTTTTGTATCAATTCTGTTTTGTCTTGTAACTGTTGTAATATTACTGATCTTCATTGTCTTCAGAGATACCCCAATTGTGAAAGCTAATAACAAGAACCTCAGCTTCCTCCTCTTGGTCTCCATCATGCTGAGCTttctctgtgtgtttttgttcctcGGTCGTCCTGAGGATGTAACCTGCATGCTGCGCCAAACAGCTTTTGGTGTCCTCTTCTCATTAGCCGTGTCTTGTATTTTAAGCAAAACAATCATGATCTATATTGTTTTCAGAGCCACGAAACCCGGCAGCTCCTGGGCAAACTGGGTCAGTGTGAAAGTCTCCAATTCTATAGTACTGCTCTGCTCATCCATTCaagttatcattaatatttcctGGTTGGCCATTTCACCCCCATTTCAGGAGCTGGACATGCGCTCTTATCAGGGAAAGATCATCATTCAGTGTAATGAGGGCTCAGTTATTGCCTTCTACTGTGTCCTGGGTTATATGGGGCTTCTGGCAGCTCttagttttattatagcttttttagccaggtcattaccggacagttttaatgaggccaaatacatcaccttcagcatgctggtgttctgcagcgTTTGGATTGCGATGATCCCGGCCTATCTGAGCACCAAAGGGAAGAACATGGTGGCCGTAGAGATTTTTGCCATAGTGGCTTCAAGTGCAGGACTTGTAggatgtatatttattccaaaatgcTATGTAATTCTTTTGAGACAGGAattgaatacaaaaacatatttacttggAAGCAGAATTAAAGGTTTAACCAAATAG
- the LOC128468161 gene encoding vomeronasal type-2 receptor 26-like — MTVPNYSCANSNNVAGFIGDHHSTTTIPIAQLLGVYGYAQLHRYIKRITIASQLGRAFYDEHGEFAYYYTITNWVFLSNKSAFRNIVGNFTEWAPDGQQLIIDSHLAIWRNKDNQIPKSQCSENCLLGYRKVLRPGTQICCYDCVRCSEGEISNRSDSENCIVCPSDKWSNEKRDRCIPKSVEFLSYLDAVAAVLSFASILFCLVTVVILLIFIVFRDTPIVKANNKNLSFLLLVSIMLSFLCVFLFLGRPEDVTCMLRQTAFGVLFSLAVSCILSKTIMIYIVFRAAKPGSSWANWVSVKVSNSIVLLCSSIQVIINISWLAISPPFQELDMHSYQGKIIVQCNEGSVIAFYCVLGYMGLLAALSFIIAFLARTLPDSFNEAKYITFSMLVFCSVWIAMIPAYLSTKGKNMVTVEIFAILASSAGLVGCIFIPKCYVILFRQELNTKTYLLGSRIKGLTK, encoded by the exons ATGACCGTCCCTAATTACTCTTGTGCGAATTCTAACAACGTGGCTGGATTTATTGGCGATCACCATTCTACTACTACCATTCCCATAGCACAGTTACTAGGGGTGTATGGATACGCACAG tTGCATCGCTATATAAAAAGGATAACAATTGCATCTCAGTTGGGCCGCGCATTTTACGATGAACATGGAGAATTTGCATACTATTACACAATTACAAACTGGGTGTTTTTATCAAATAAGTCTGCATTTAGAAACATTGTGGGTAACTTCACTGAGTGGGCTCCAGATGGTCAGCAGCTAATCATTGACTCGCATTTAGCAATATGGAGGAACAAAGACAACCAG aTTCCAAAGTCTCAGTGTTCAGAGAACTGTTTGCTTGGATATCGAAAAGTCCTGAGACCAGGAACACAAATCTGCTGCTACGACTGTGTCCGGTGCTCAGAGGGAGAGATATCCAACAGATCTG aCAGTGAGAACTGCATTGTTTGCCCAAGTGATAAATGGTCTAATGAGAAAAGGGATCGATGTATTCCAAAATCGGTGGAGTTTCTATCATATTTGGATGCAGTTGCTGCTGTTTTATCCTTTGCATCAATTCTGTTTTGTCTTGTAACTGTTGTGATATTACTGATCTTCATTGTCTTCAGAGATACCCCAATTGTGAAAGCCAATAACAAGAACCTCAGCTTCCTCCTCTTGGTCTCCATCATGCTGAGctttctctgtgtgtttctgttcctcGGTCGTCCTGAGGATGTAACCTGCATGCTGCGCCAAACAGCTTTTGGAGTCCTCTTCTCATTAGCCGTGTCTTGTATTTTAAGCAAAACAATCATGATCTATATTGTTTTCAGAGCCGCGAAACCCGGCAGCTCTTGGGCAAACTGGGTCAGTGTGAAAGTCTCCAATTCTATAGTACTACTCTGCTCATCCATTCaagttatcattaatatttcctGGTTGGCCATTTCCCCCCCATTCCAGGAGCTGGACATGCACTCTTATCAGGGAAAGATCATCGTTCAGTGTAATGAGGGCTCGGTTATCGCCTTCTACTGTGTCCTGGGTTATATGGGGCTTCTGGCAGCTCttagttttattatagcttttttagccaggacattaccggacagttttaatgaggccaagtacatcaccttcagcatgctggtgttctgcagcgTTTGGATTGCGATGATCCCGGCCTATCTGAGCACCAAAGGAAAGAACATGGTGACCGTAGAGATTTTTGCCATACTGGCTTCAAGTGCAGGACTTGTAggatgtatatttattccaaaatgcTATGTAATTCTTTTTAGACAGGAattgaatacaaaaacatatttacttggAAGTAGAATTAAAGGTTTAACCAAATAG